The DNA window GACGGCGCAGCGGAATGGCTTGGAAGCTGATGTCATCCTTCAATGGTATACTTTGTATCCCTAGGTGTAAATATGTTGCCTTCTTGCAAAAACACCTGCGTGAGCGGATCTGCTGCCTCGCGCCTCCGGCTCAGAGGTGGCTGCGAAAGGCAGGACAATGTTCATGCGTGCTATCAGTTACGACCGCCAGGGACCGGCGGCCGATGTTTTGACCTTCGGTGACCTTCCATGCCCCGCGCCGCAGGAGGGAGAGGTGCTGGTCCGTATCCATGTCTCGGCTATCAACCCGACCGATGTGAAGGCGCGGACCGGCTTTTCTTCAACGATGGCCTATGACCTTGTCATCCCGCATCAGGATGGCGCCGGCGTGATCGAGGCAGTTGGCGGGGGCGTTTCGCCGACAAGGATTGGCGAGCGTGTCTGGGTCTTCGAGGCGCAGTCCGGCAGGGCAGCGGGAACCGCAGCCGAATTCGTTGCCGTGCCCTCGGACAACGCCGTGCTCCTGCCGGCCAGCACATCTTACGAGATTGGCGCTTCCCTCGGCATTCCGGCGTTAACCGCTCATCGTTGTCTCTTTGCTGATGGAGATCTGAAGGGGCGCTCTGTTCTGGTTCATGGTGGTGCTGGCGTGGTGGGGTCTGCTGCGATCCATCTCGCCAAATGGGCGGGAGCATGGGTTGCAGCCACGGTTCTTGATGCCGCGCAGGGGGCCATCGCTCGTGAGGCGGGGGCCGATCTGGTGCTCAACCTGCATGAGGATGATGTGGCCGCCAGGATCATGGAAGCGACAGCAGGTGTGGGAGTTGATCGCATCGTTGATGTCGATCTCGTTGCGAATGTGACGCTGGACCTTGCCTGTCTGACGAAGGGTGGGGTCATCAGTGCCTATGCAATGCGCAATGCAGGGGATGAGGGCGCCATTCCCCTGTTGCAGGCGATGATTGCTGGGGCGGTCTTCCGCTTCGTCTATATCTACACCGTGCCGATGCCGGTCAAGCTGGTCGCGATCGAGGATATAACGGCCTGCCTCAAGGCTGGCCTCTACAGGCCCAGGATCGGTCTGATCGTGCCGCTGCAGCGCACGGCCGAGGCGCATCTTGCTCTTGAACAGGGGGGCGTGACCGGGAAGGTGCTTGTCCGGGTGGCAGAGGGCGAAAAGGGCTCAATCGCTTGCTGAGGATATAAACCAGTAGCAGCTTTTAGACGCCTGGCCTCACAGTCTGGATGTCGGTTTTGTCAGCGGTTCCGTACCAGGGTTCCGTCAATCAGTGGTGGCCATGGTGTTCCCCACCCCCGGCATGCCCACCTTCCGGGTGAGTGTCGCCCTGCTGCCCGCTGCCCTCATGGTGCTGTGGCGCTGGCGCGGGCCGCGGCAGCATGACGGGTGCCGGCCGAGTCTCAGGTAGACGGGCAGGATGTGTCATGGGCGCGGAAGGTGCCCCACCATGGATCGGTACGCGCGGCGCGACAGGATGCTCTTGCGGGGTGCCTTGATTGCCTCTGTGGACGGCCACGCTCGGTTCGGGCGGCCTCATGGGAGAGAGGGCATGCGATGCTTGATGCACCTCAGCGCCCGAAATGCGCGCTGCAGGCGGCGGACTGTTGGGGCGCTGGGGCGCCATGGCCATCGGCGGATGCGGCGGAACGGGGCCGTGGTGCGTGGCCGGGGCTTGCGCGTGGGGAGCAGGGGGGCGGTTTACGTGCTCCTGCCAAGGGGCGTGGGCTGCGGGGCCGGGCTGCATCCGCCGGTCGGGCCGAACTGCGGGTGGCGCGGGGGCAGGGCGCGCGGGTTGGGCCACGGGTTGTGGCGGCATAGGCGGGTGCTGTGGGGCCGCATCCTGATGATGGCGTGCCAGCAGCACGGCCGCCGCACCCCCTGCCACCACCGCTGCCGCAACGGGGGCATAGCGCGCGCTGTCCTGCGCCCAGCTTGCCTGATGCCAGCTGGGCGGGATTGCGCGCGGGGGTGGCGGAGTGCGGAAATCCTGCTCATGCCACTGATCGAAGCGCTGCTGGTCTTCCACGCGGCGCTGGGCTTCCTGGGCCCAATAGCGGCTTTCCTGCGCCGCTTCCTGCGCGTGATAGGCAGCCCAGTCCGCTTGTCGGTCGCGGTTGGCAGCCCATCGTTCGCGGGCCGCGATGATCGAATTTTGCCGCGCTGCCCAGTCAGCGGCTGAAATGGCCTGCCTCTCGCGCGAGGCTTCGTACATGCGTCGTGCGCGCCAGAGATAGGCCGCCGCATAGGCCTCCTGTGGGCCGTAGTTGTCATAGGGGATCAGCGCCCCGTCCGGCCCGTAGATCGCCGCAAGCTGGTCGCCATCATAACCATAGCCATAGTCGGGATCGCGGACGAAATAGGGCTGTTCGGCCCCGGCGCGATAGTAATAGGTGCGATAGCCGCCCGCGACCGGCTCCACGAAGGTGCGTGAGCCGTCATAGCCTTGCCATGCCCAAGGGCTCACATTGTCGTAGTTGAAGCTGTAATCGGGCGGCGCATCGCCCAGCGATTGCGAGACGTAGCTGGCCTGATCGGCATAGGCATAGGCCGATCGCGGGTCGGCAACGCGCACCGAGCGGAGGGGCTGCGCGCGGGGCAGCGCGGTGGCCGCGGGGGCGAGGGTCGCCTGCTGCGCCGGGGCGTTGGTCATGGGCAGGGTGGCGGGCAGAGCGGGGGCAGCCATGACGCTTGCGCTGTCGGCGCTGGCCGTGTTGT is part of the Novosphingobium sp. genome and encodes:
- a CDS encoding NADPH:quinone reductase, with the translated sequence MFMRAISYDRQGPAADVLTFGDLPCPAPQEGEVLVRIHVSAINPTDVKARTGFSSTMAYDLVIPHQDGAGVIEAVGGGVSPTRIGERVWVFEAQSGRAAGTAAEFVAVPSDNAVLLPASTSYEIGASLGIPALTAHRCLFADGDLKGRSVLVHGGAGVVGSAAIHLAKWAGAWVAATVLDAAQGAIAREAGADLVLNLHEDDVAARIMEATAGVGVDRIVDVDLVANVTLDLACLTKGGVISAYAMRNAGDEGAIPLLQAMIAGAVFRFVYIYTVPMPVKLVAIEDITACLKAGLYRPRIGLIVPLQRTAEAHLALEQGGVTGKVLVRVAEGEKGSIAC